The following nucleotide sequence is from Streptomyces sp. HUAS CB01.
GGGAAGACGTCATGAGCGCCGCGGATATCGGGGTCGTGGCTGGCGCGTTCGTCCTCATCGCGTTTCTGGTCTGGTACTTCTTCGGCCCGAAGGAGTCGAGCCGGGCCGAGCTCAAGGGCGGCGTCCAGGAGATCGGCATCGTGGTCAAGGGCGGCTACACGCCGGACCTGATCCGGGTCCGCCAAGGGCTGCCGGTCCGGCTGGTCTTCGACCGGCAGGAGGGCGGGGACTGTACCTCTCGCGTGCTCTTCCCCGACTTCCGTCTCGCCGCCTCGCTGCCGGCGTTCGCCACGACCGTGGTGGAGTTCACCCCGGCCAGCGCGGGCCGGTTCGGATTCGTGTGCGGGATGAGCATGGTGCACGGCACGCTGCTCGTCGAGCCGGGCGACGGTGAGACGCCCGCGCCTGCCCCCGGGGCCACCGCGGCGAAGCCGGCTCCGCCCGCCCGGCCCGAAACCGGCGCTGCCGAGCGGGAGGATGCCGAGGCGGCCGCTCGGCGGGAGGAGATCGCCGATCTGACGCGGCGGGTCGCCGTCGGTGCGCTGCTGTCGCTGCCGGTCGTGGCGGCCGTCATGCTGCACGAGGTGTTCGGTGTGGACGTGCCCGCTCTGCTGCTCGACCGGTGGTGGCAGTTCGCGCTGATCACGCCGGTGATGTTCTACACCGGGTGGCCGATCCACCGCACCGGCTGGCACGCCCTCCTGGGCCGCACTGCCGAGATGAACGCGCTGATCACACTGGGCACTTCGGCGGCATACGGCTACAGCCTGCTGGCCACCGTGGCGCCGGGTCTGCTGCCCGCGGGGGTCCGCGAGGTGTACTACGAAGCGGTCGGCGTCATCCTCACCCTCATCCTGCTCGGCCGACTCTTCGAGGCGAAGGCCAAGGCGGGCACCGGACAGGCGATTCGCGAACTGCTGGACCTGCAGGCGAAGACCGCCCGCCTCGTGCGGGACGGCACCGAGGTGGAGGTGCCCGTCGAGCAGGTCACCGCCGGGGACGTCGTCGCTGTTCGTCCGGGAGAGAAGGTCCCGGTGGACGGTGTGATCGTGGATGGCCGATCCACGTTGGACGAGTCCATGGTGACGGGCGAGTCGATCCCGGTGACCAAGGGCTCGGGCGATGAGGTCGTGGGCGCGACCATCAACCAGACCGGGGCCTTCCGGTTCCGGGCGACCAAGGTCGGTGCGGACACGATGCTCGCGCAGATCATCAGGCTGGTGCAGCAGGCGCAGGCATCCCGGGCCCCCATCCAGCGGATCGCCGACCTGGTCGCGAGCTACTTCGTCCCCGTCGTGGTGTTCATCGCCATCGTCTCGTTCACCGTGTGGTTCCTCGTCGGCCCGGCCCCGGCAGTGACCCTGGGGCTGGTGGCGGCCGTGGCGGTGCTGATCATTGCCTGTCCGTGCGCGCTGGGTCTGGCGACGCCGCTGTCGGTGATGGTGGGCACCGGGAAGGGAGCCCAGGCGGGGATCCTGATCCGCTCTGCCGAGGCACTGGAGATCGCGCAGCGGCTGGACGTGGTCGTGCTGGACAAGACCGGCACCGTCACCCAGGGTCGGCCCGAGCTGACCGATGTCATCGCCGCCGACGGAGGCACCGAGAACGAGGTGCTGCGGCTGGTGGCCTCGGCCGAGCAATCCTCCGAGCACCCTCTCGGCCAGGCGATCGTCGCCGGCGCGACCGGCCGTGGCATCGTCCTGGCCCGGGCCGGCGAGTTCGACTC
It contains:
- a CDS encoding heavy metal translocating P-type ATPase — its product is MSAADIGVVAGAFVLIAFLVWYFFGPKESSRAELKGGVQEIGIVVKGGYTPDLIRVRQGLPVRLVFDRQEGGDCTSRVLFPDFRLAASLPAFATTVVEFTPASAGRFGFVCGMSMVHGTLLVEPGDGETPAPAPGATAAKPAPPARPETGAAEREDAEAAARREEIADLTRRVAVGALLSLPVVAAVMLHEVFGVDVPALLLDRWWQFALITPVMFYTGWPIHRTGWHALLGRTAEMNALITLGTSAAYGYSLLATVAPGLLPAGVREVYYEAVGVILTLILLGRLFEAKAKAGTGQAIRELLDLQAKTARLVRDGTEVEVPVEQVTAGDVVAVRPGEKVPVDGVIVDGRSTLDESMVTGESIPVTKGSGDEVVGATINQTGAFRFRATKVGADTMLAQIIRLVQQAQASRAPIQRIADLVASYFVPVVVFIAIVSFTVWFLVGPAPAVTLGLVAAVAVLIIACPCALGLATPLSVMVGTGKGAQAGILIRSAEALEIAQRLDVVVLDKTGTVTQGRPELTDVIAADGGTENEVLRLVASAEQSSEHPLGQAIVAGATGRGIVLARAGEFDSVTGHGITATVDGRRVQVGKAALLTRQGIDTAALSAEADRLAAAGRTAMYAAADGRLLGLVAVADTVKEDSAAAITALKRLGLEIVMITGDNARTAEAIAAEVGVDRVLAEVLPERKADEIRRLQEEGRRVGMVGDGINDAPALAQADVGFAIGTGTDVAIEAADITLISGSLGGVVTAVRLSRATMRNIRQNLFLAFVYNTAGIPVAAGVLYPFTGRLLSPIVAAAAMALSSLSVVGNANRLRRFTPRPLPGAPPAGPRPTSGPTGPHERIRAQGEVNP